Within Paenibacillus sp. RUD330, the genomic segment GGCATAGCGGCATGCCAGGTTGATATCATGCAGCACCATGACGACCGTCCGCTTCTCCGAGGCATTGAGCTCGTCCAGCAGGTCCAGCACCTCGATCTGATGAGTCAGGTCGAGATACGTCGTCGGCTCGTCGAGCAGAATGATTCCGGTCTGCTGCGCCAGCGTCATGGCGATCCACGCCCGCTGGCGCTGTCCGCCCGACAGCGAATCGACGCTGCGCTCGCTGAGCTCCGACATTCCGGTCGCCTCGAGCGCCTTGGTCACCGCCGCCTCATCCTCCCGCGACCACTGCTGCAGCCAGCTCTGGTAGGGGTAGCGGCCCTGCTTGACAAGCTGGAGCACGCTCAGCCCCTCCGGCGCCTGCGGCCCTTGCGGCAGGATAGCCAGCTTGCGAGCGACCTCCTTGGTCGTCATCCGGGAGATGTCGCTGCCGTCGATGACGACCGAGCCTTGCTGCGGCTTCAGCAGACGGGCCATCGAGCGCAGCAGCGTCGATTTCCCGCAGCCGTTGCTGCCGATGAACACCGTCACCTTGCCCTCCGGTACGGTCAGATCCAGGTTTTCAAAGACATGCGCCCCTCCATAAGAGAGCGCCAGCCCCTTCGCTTCCAGCATCCCCATCTTCGATTGCCTCCTGCCTGTCATGAATTGCGATGCCGATAGAGCATGTAAAGGAAAAACGGAGCGCCGATCGCCGCCGTGAATACGCCGGCCGGAATATCGAGAGGCGAAAAAGCCGTCCGCGCGGCAAGATCCGCCGCGAGCAGGATGATGGCGCCGATCAAGGCGCTCGCCGGCAGCAGTCCGCCGAAGGACGAGCCGACAAGCTTGCGCGCCATATGGGGGGCCATCAAGCCGATGAAGCTGATCGCCCCTCCAATTGCGATGGCCGCTCCCGCCAGCGCCACGCTCAGCAGCAGCAGGATCAAGCGGCTGCGCTGCACATGCGCCCCTGCGCTTCCGGCCACTTCGTCGCCGAGCGCCTGGATGTTCACATGCCGGGCCTGGAACCAGGCCAGCGGCAGCAGCACCGCCACCCACGGGAGCAGCGTGTAGACATCCTTTTCCCATGAGACTCCGTATATGCTGCCCGTCATGAACGTCAGGGATTTGACTGTCAGAATGAGCGGTCCGGAAATGATCAGCATGTAGGAAAGCGATTTGAACGCCGCCGACAGTCCCGTGCCGATCAGCACAAGGCGCAGCGGCGAGACGCCGCCCCTCCAGGACAACAGATACAGCAGCGCCGTAACCGCGAAAGCGCCCCCGATGGCCGATACCGGCATCCAGGAGATAGGGACGGAGCCGCCCAGCAGGAACAGGAACAGCACCGCGCCCAGCGACGCCCCCTCGGTGATGCCGGTCACATCCGGGGATGCGAGCGGATTGCGGACAAGACCTTGCAGGATGGCTCCCGCAACAGCCAGCGACGCCCCGACAAGCACGGCGATGACGATCCGCGGCAGCCGCAGCTTGTTCACGATGACCTCATGAGCCGCAGCCCCCTTGCCCGCCATGGAACGGATCACTTCCAGAGGGGACACAGGGAGGCTGCCGATGCCGGTGCTGACGATCATCAGGGCCGCGCACAGCAAGGCGAGAATGGCGAGCACCCAGGTCGTTCGGCGCTCGATCAGGAACGACAGCCGCGGCCTGTCCATGCGCAGAGAGCGGTATCTGCTCATCGTGCCACCCTCCCCGACCGTGCGATGTACACGAAGAAAGGCACGCCGATGACCGCCGTCATGACGCCCACGGGCACTTCCTTCGGCATCGCGATGTACCGGGAGCCCAGGTCGGCCGCCACAAGCAGCAGCGCGCCCACCACGGCGCAATAGGGAATGATCCATCGGTAGTCGCTGCCTGCGATGCGGCGCACGATATGCGGCACGATGATGCCGACGAAGGCGACCGGACCGGCCGCCGCCACGGAAGCTCCGGCCAGCAGGATGATGGAAAGGGCCGCCGCCCCTTTCATCCGTGCCGTGCTCTGCCCGAGTCCTTGGGCGATGTCGTCGCCCATGGCGAGCACGTTGAGATGTCGGGACAGAACGATCGCCAGAAGCATTCCGATGCCCATATAGGGAAGCACGGCGGTCAAGGCGTTCATCTCTCGGCCCGCGACGGAGCCGACAAGCCAGACGAGCACCTGATCGAACATTTTTCCGCTGGTCAGCATATACCCTTGCGTTACGGATGCGAAAAAGGCGGCGATGGACGCTCCGGCCAGAGTGATTTTCACCGGGGTCATGCCGTCCTTGCCCATGCTGCCCATCACAAATACAATCAGCCCGCTGATTCCCGCTCCAGCCAGAGCCATCCAGGTCTGGGCCTGCATGCTCTCGAAGCCGAGCAGCCCCGCGCCGATGACAGCAAAAAAAGCCGCCCCCGCATTCACGCCGAAGGTGCTTGGAGATGCGATGGGATTGCGCGTGATGACCTGCATGAGCGCTCCGGCCACGGCGAGGCAGGCGCCTACGGAGGCCGCGATCAGCGCCCGGGGAACCCGCGCCGTCCGGATGATAAGCTGCTCCTGCGTTCCGCTGTACCCGGTGAAGGAGCCGATGACATGGCCGAGCGGAATATCGGCCGTCCCGAATGCGATGCTGCATAGAACCGCGAAGGCCAGAAGCGCCATAACTAGGAATAAGCCCGTAAGTCTCATGTCGGCCTGCTTTCTTGTTCAGATAAAGAACGTATCTCTCTGCATCTGCTTCATCTGCTGCTTTGCCCGACAACAGCATTTCTCTCCGCTTCCGCTTGTGCTTTCATCAAAACCGTCCAGCAGGATGGAGTCGAGTTGTCTCTGGTTCGAAAAAGCAGCAGTTGCTATGGAAAAAGTGTAGAAGAAGAACACGGCCCTGTCAACGATTCTGATAATCATTCTCAAATATTCATTGACAGGCTTCCCCTTCTTCTCTAGAATTTCTACCTGTACTGATAATGGTTATCACATTATACATAAAGGGGATACAGAGAGATGAACAAACGCATTGCGGCCTTCATGGTCTCCATCCTGCTGATCGGCCTGCTGGCCGCTTGCGGCAGCAACAATAACAACACGGCGAGCGGGCCTGCGGCCAATCAGCCTGCCGCGAACATCGGAGAGAGCTCCTCCAGCGGCGACGCGGAGCGCATCGTCAAGCATGCGCTCGGAGAAACGAAAATCAAGGGCACGCCGCAGAAGGTCGTCGTGCTGACCAACGAAGGCACCGAAGCGGTGCTCGCTCTCGGCGTGAAGCCGGTCGGCGCGGTCAAGTCCTGGACAGGCGATCCTTGGTACGCCCACATCAAGGACAAGATGGAAGGCGTCACCGTGCTCGGCGAGGAAAGCCAGCCGAACATCGAGCTGATCGCCGGCCTGCAGCCCGATCTCATCATCGCCAACAAGATGCGCCACGAGAAGATCTTCGAGCAGCTGAGCGCGATCGCGCCGACCGTCGAAGCACAGGACCTTCGCGGCTATTGGAAGGAAAACTTCACTCTCTATGCCGATGCGCTGAACAAAAAAGCCGAAGGCGAAAAGCTGATCGCCGACTTCGACGCCCGCATCGAGGACTTTAAGGCCAAAGCGGGCAGCAAGCTGAACGAAACCGTATCGATGGTTCGCTTCATGGGCGGCAAGACACGCGTCTACCACACCGACACGTTCTCCGGCATCATCTTCGATCAGATCGGCATTGCTCGCAACGCGATGACGAAGAACAGCAAGGAAACGTTCGTCGACGAAATCACCAAGGAGCGCCTGCCGGAAGTCGAAGCCGACCGTCTTTTCTACTTCACCTATGACACCGGCGACGGCAAGGGCAATGCCACCGAACAGGAATGGACGGGCGATCCTCTCTGGAAGAGCCTCAAGGTCGTCCAGGAAGGACGCGCCAAGCGCGTAGACGACGCCATCTGGAATACGGCCGGCGGCATCCTGGCCGCCAACCTGATGCTCGACGAGCTGTATCAGATCTACGAAGTATAACAACACTGCCCAGCAAGCAAAAAAACCGTCCCTGGCCGTTTCCGGGGACGGTTTTTCCGCATTCATCCCATGTTTGCTCCATTCCTCCGCCACTGATTCCGGAGTCTGGCCGTTCGCAAAGTGCCCCGCGCCAAAAAGAGACTGTCCGCCGTCATGCTTCCATGACAGCGGACAGTCCCCTGCTTGCCGAAAGAGGCTGCTGCTCCTGATCAGCGCTTGCCCGTCATCTTCTCCGGACGGACCCACTCGTCGAACTGCTCGGAAGTGAGCAGGCCGCTCTTGATCGCGCTCTCCTTGAGCGTCGTGCCTTCCTTATGCGCCTGCTTGGCGATCTTGGCCGCGTTCTCGTAGCCGATATGCGGGTTGAGCGCCGTCACGAGCATCAAGGACTGATCCAGGTTGTGCTTCAGCGTGTCGAGGTTCGGCTCGATGCCGACGGCGCAATGCTCGTTGAACGAGAGCATGGAGTCGGAGAGCAGCACGACGGATTGCAGGAAGTTGTAGGCGATGACCGGCTTGAACACGTTCAGCTCGAAGTTGCCTTGGCTGGCCGCGAAGCCGATCGCCGCATCGTTGCCCATGACCTGGCAGGCGACCATCGTAATGGCTTCGCACTGCGTCGGGTTGACCTTGCCCGGCATGATGGAGCTGCCCGGCTCGTTCTCAGGGATCGTGATCTCGCCGATGCCGCTGCGGGGGCCGCTGGCGAGCCAGCGCACGTCGTTGGCGATCTTCATCAGATCGGCCGCAAGGCCCTTGATCGCGCCATGCACCCAGACGATCTGGTCGTGGGACGTCAGGGAATGGAACTTGTTCGATGCCGTCACGAAGTTATGGCCGGTAATCTCGGCCACCTCGGCCGCCACCTGCACCGCAAAGTCCGGATGCGCGTTGATGCCGGTGCCGACCGCCGTGCCGCCGAGCGCGAGCTCGCGGATGGCGTCGACGCTGCTCGTCAGCATCCACGACGATTTCTCCAGCATCGCTTCCCAGCCGCTGATTTCCTGGCCGAGCGTGATCGGCGTCGCATCCTGCAGATGCGTGCGGCCGATTTTGACGATGTCGTCGAATTGGACGCTCTTCTCGTGCAAGGTCGCCTTGAGCACCTCGAGCGCCGGCAGCAGGGAGGTCGATACCGCGATGACCGCCGCGATATGCATCGCCGCCGGGAACGTATCGTTGGAGCTCTGCGAACGGTTCACGTCGTCGTTCGGGTGGATGCGCACGGAGGAGCCTTCCGCCTCCAGCAGCTGGTTCGCGCGGCGGGCGATGACCTCGTTGCAGTTCATATTGGTCTGCGTGCCGCTGCCCGTCTGCCATACGACGAGCGGGAACTCCCCGTCATGCTTGCCTTCGAGGATCTCATCGGCCGCGCGGCAGATCGCTTCGGCTTTCTCCGGCTCCAGAACGCCAAGCTTCCGATTGGCCTGAGCCGCCGCTTTCTTCACATAGGTCATCGCTTTGACGACCTCAAGCGGCATCTTCTCCCAGCCGATCTTGAAGTTCTCGCGGCTGCGCTGCGTCTGCGCGCCCCACAGCTTGTCCGCGGGAACCTTGATTTCGCCCATCGTATCCTTCTCAATCCGGTATTCCATGATTCCATTCCGCCTCTCTCAAGTCGATAAACCGCTTGCCTTCACTCTCCCATTTTACCCAATCCGAGCGTCTGCCGCCAGCGGGCCGCCCCCGCGGCGCGATCAGGCCTTGGCGTCCCGGTAGGCTTGGACGTATGCCTGGGCCTGCCGCTCGATAAGCGTGTAATCCCCCTGCTTGACCGCTTCCTTGGTCAGATCCCCGCCGATGCCGACCGCGACCGCGCCAGCCTTCACCCACAACGCCAGATTGGCCAGCGAGACGCCGCCCGTCGGCATGATGTTCGCTTGCGGAAGCGGACCTTTGACAGCCGTAATCATATCCGGACCGAACGCGCTTCCCGGGAACAGCTTGACGATATCGGCTCCAAGCTCCATCGCGGTCTGGATGTCCCGGATCGTCATCGTTCCCGGCATGACCGGCACCGCATAGCGGTTGCACAGAGTGATCGTGTCGGGATTGACAGCCGGCGCAACGACGAATTCCGCGCCGCTCAGAATGGCCGCGCGGGCCGTCTCCGGATCCAGCACGGTTCCGACGCCGATGATGGCGTAGGCATCCGATGCGGGATCCGCCTTGCTGGAATACTCTGCGGCCAGCTGCTGGATCGCCTGCAGCGCCATCGGCACGGTCATCGTAATCTCGATCGCCTTGATTCCCCCGCGGATGGCATGCCTCGCCATGCGGGCGACCTCCTCCGCCGAATCCGCGCGAAGCACGGCCACGACGCCCGCTTCCGCGATTGCTTGAGTCACTCTCAGTTTGTTAAGCATGTCAGCTTCCTCCCCGATTCTTCTGCTCTTCGAGCCTCGGCGGCCGGCCTCGTCATGCTGCCGGCCGTGCGGTGATCGCCGCACGGCTGCTTCCCCGCCTCCGGAACGGACAGCCGCCTGTTCCAGGCGGCTGTCCGTTCGCTTTCTTCCATTGTCTCACTAGCCCGTCGCCACCGTCAATCATTGAAGCTATCCACAGAAAAGCCTCTTCCACATGGAAGAGGC encodes:
- a CDS encoding ABC transporter ATP-binding protein translates to MGMLEAKGLALSYGGAHVFENLDLTVPEGKVTVFIGSNGCGKSTLLRSMARLLKPQQGSVVIDGSDISRMTTKEVARKLAILPQGPQAPEGLSVLQLVKQGRYPYQSWLQQWSREDEAAVTKALEATGMSELSERSVDSLSGGQRQRAWIAMTLAQQTGIILLDEPTTYLDLTHQIEVLDLLDELNASEKRTVVMVLHDINLACRYADHIVAIKEGSIHAQGAPEQVVSSAMIEEVFRLRCDIMADPLHGTPMCIPHSRSARRLSAAEPEPVLF
- a CDS encoding iron ABC transporter permease gives rise to the protein MSRYRSLRMDRPRLSFLIERRTTWVLAILALLCAALMIVSTGIGSLPVSPLEVIRSMAGKGAAAHEVIVNKLRLPRIVIAVLVGASLAVAGAILQGLVRNPLASPDVTGITEGASLGAVLFLFLLGGSVPISWMPVSAIGGAFAVTALLYLLSWRGGVSPLRLVLIGTGLSAAFKSLSYMLIISGPLILTVKSLTFMTGSIYGVSWEKDVYTLLPWVAVLLPLAWFQARHVNIQALGDEVAGSAGAHVQRSRLILLLLSVALAGAAIAIGGAISFIGLMAPHMARKLVGSSFGGLLPASALIGAIILLAADLAARTAFSPLDIPAGVFTAAIGAPFFLYMLYRHRNS
- a CDS encoding iron ABC transporter permease, with product MRLTGLFLVMALLAFAVLCSIAFGTADIPLGHVIGSFTGYSGTQEQLIIRTARVPRALIAASVGACLAVAGALMQVITRNPIASPSTFGVNAGAAFFAVIGAGLLGFESMQAQTWMALAGAGISGLIVFVMGSMGKDGMTPVKITLAGASIAAFFASVTQGYMLTSGKMFDQVLVWLVGSVAGREMNALTAVLPYMGIGMLLAIVLSRHLNVLAMGDDIAQGLGQSTARMKGAAALSIILLAGASVAAAGPVAFVGIIVPHIVRRIAGSDYRWIIPYCAVVGALLLVAADLGSRYIAMPKEVPVGVMTAVIGVPFFVYIARSGRVAR
- a CDS encoding iron-siderophore ABC transporter substrate-binding protein, producing MNKRIAAFMVSILLIGLLAACGSNNNNTASGPAANQPAANIGESSSSGDAERIVKHALGETKIKGTPQKVVVLTNEGTEAVLALGVKPVGAVKSWTGDPWYAHIKDKMEGVTVLGEESQPNIELIAGLQPDLIIANKMRHEKIFEQLSAIAPTVEAQDLRGYWKENFTLYADALNKKAEGEKLIADFDARIEDFKAKAGSKLNETVSMVRFMGGKTRVYHTDTFSGIIFDQIGIARNAMTKNSKETFVDEITKERLPEVEADRLFYFTYDTGDGKGNATEQEWTGDPLWKSLKVVQEGRAKRVDDAIWNTAGGILAANLMLDELYQIYEV
- the fumC gene encoding class II fumarate hydratase, which produces MEYRIEKDTMGEIKVPADKLWGAQTQRSRENFKIGWEKMPLEVVKAMTYVKKAAAQANRKLGVLEPEKAEAICRAADEILEGKHDGEFPLVVWQTGSGTQTNMNCNEVIARRANQLLEAEGSSVRIHPNDDVNRSQSSNDTFPAAMHIAAVIAVSTSLLPALEVLKATLHEKSVQFDDIVKIGRTHLQDATPITLGQEISGWEAMLEKSSWMLTSSVDAIRELALGGTAVGTGINAHPDFAVQVAAEVAEITGHNFVTASNKFHSLTSHDQIVWVHGAIKGLAADLMKIANDVRWLASGPRSGIGEITIPENEPGSSIMPGKVNPTQCEAITMVACQVMGNDAAIGFAASQGNFELNVFKPVIAYNFLQSVVLLSDSMLSFNEHCAVGIEPNLDTLKHNLDQSLMLVTALNPHIGYENAAKIAKQAHKEGTTLKESAIKSGLLTSEQFDEWVRPEKMTGKR
- a CDS encoding bifunctional 2-keto-4-hydroxyglutarate aldolase/2-keto-3-deoxy-6-phosphogluconate aldolase, whose protein sequence is MLNKLRVTQAIAEAGVVAVLRADSAEEVARMARHAIRGGIKAIEITMTVPMALQAIQQLAAEYSSKADPASDAYAIIGVGTVLDPETARAAILSGAEFVVAPAVNPDTITLCNRYAVPVMPGTMTIRDIQTAMELGADIVKLFPGSAFGPDMITAVKGPLPQANIMPTGGVSLANLALWVKAGAVAVGIGGDLTKEAVKQGDYTLIERQAQAYVQAYRDAKA